In Halomonas denitrificans, one DNA window encodes the following:
- a CDS encoding ZIP family metal transporter — protein sequence MTNAELIWLGFIASLLAGLGTAVGALGVVAVRRLSPKLEDALLSAAAGIMLAASFFSLLLPAIGYGEQYFGGTQRAVLVVTAGLLAGAIALHLVHRFVPHEHFVIGREGPDVDTVSRIWLFIIAITLHNFPEGMAVGVGFAGNDIDNGISLATGIGLQNIPEGLAVAVSLLAVGYSRLAAFSVGALTGLAEPIGGLFGAAAVSLAGPMMPFTLGFAAGAMLFIISDEIIPETHRRGYETIATFSLLGGFAVMMFLDATLG from the coding sequence ATGACGAACGCGGAACTGATCTGGCTGGGTTTCATCGCCAGCCTGCTGGCCGGGCTGGGCACGGCCGTCGGCGCCCTGGGCGTGGTCGCGGTCCGACGGCTGTCGCCGAAGCTCGAGGATGCGCTGCTCAGCGCGGCCGCGGGCATCATGCTGGCGGCGTCCTTCTTTTCGCTGCTGCTGCCGGCGATCGGCTACGGCGAGCAGTATTTCGGCGGCACCCAGCGTGCGGTACTGGTGGTGACCGCCGGCCTGCTTGCCGGCGCCATCGCGCTGCACCTCGTTCATCGCTTCGTTCCGCACGAACACTTCGTCATCGGCCGCGAGGGCCCGGACGTCGACACGGTGAGCCGGATCTGGTTGTTCATCATCGCCATCACCCTGCACAACTTTCCCGAGGGCATGGCGGTGGGCGTCGGCTTTGCCGGCAACGACATCGACAACGGCATCTCGCTGGCCACCGGCATCGGGCTGCAGAACATTCCCGAAGGTCTGGCGGTCGCCGTTTCATTGCTGGCCGTCGGATACTCGCGGCTCGCGGCGTTCTCGGTCGGGGCGCTGACCGGCCTGGCCGAGCCCATCGGCGGCCTGTTCGGTGCCGCCGCGGTCTCCCTGGCCGGCCCGATGATGCCGTTCACCCTCGGCTTCGCCGCCGGTGCGATGCTGTTCATCATCTCCGACGAGATCATCCCCGAGACCCACCGCCGGGGCTACGAGACCATCGCCACCTTCTCCCTGCTCGGCGGCTTCGCGGTGATGATGTTCCTGGACGCCACCTTGGGGTAG
- a CDS encoding GtrA family protein, with product MRAVRSMSSIPIASSDESNLLLRVAKSSSSRATFVRFACVGGTIAILDAGLLYLLKDLPPFNVYTARLISYFAAMCAGYILNRYFTFHHLERGRVLWDELLRFFSVHAFGGALNLAVYALIVTLADRLEVRGLAAAIAPLLGVWVGGVVGMCFNFWMSKKHVFGARSD from the coding sequence ATGCGCGCTGTCCGGTCCATGTCGAGCATCCCGATCGCTTCTTCCGACGAATCCAATCTGCTCCTGCGCGTTGCGAAGTCCTCGAGTTCCCGGGCGACCTTCGTGCGTTTCGCCTGCGTGGGTGGAACCATCGCGATTCTCGACGCCGGCCTGTTGTACCTGCTCAAGGACCTGCCGCCGTTCAACGTCTATACGGCGCGGCTGATCTCCTACTTCGCCGCGATGTGCGCCGGCTATATCCTCAATCGCTATTTCACGTTCCACCACCTGGAGCGCGGCCGGGTGCTGTGGGACGAGCTGCTCCGCTTCTTCAGCGTCCACGCGTTCGGCGGCGCGCTCAACCTGGCCGTCTATGCGTTGATCGTCACCCTGGCCGACCGGCTGGAGGTCCGCGGCCTTGCCGCCGCGATCGCGCCGCTGCTCGGGGTGTGGGTCGGCGGGGTGGTCGGCATGTGCTTCAACTTCTGGATGTCGAAGAAACACGTCTTCGGTGCTCGCAGCGATTGA
- a CDS encoding S8 family serine peptidase, translating into MPHFILTHRRAGKRADHQHHAGRAAMADAMDKHVDRLASDVRTHEPHHDTARHVARFEADHDDVRAIDWHPALICEPLVPHFIRSRHASDTGRALPHELSIPLRREGDDRLLVRVVDEAGVPVADVDVFAYFGSASNRVQAATRTDADGVATLDHDPERPLLELAVAPASHWWPQVIEHRSGAEPEIRVDVRLQPLPPSERGLGWWHREAGLDAVDLQRGTGIAVGVVDSGLGHHPALAHVHNLGAFLDGAHLADGGDDRGHGTHVAGAIGARPTASSDYAGLAPGARLDAFRVFGPDGSAHQGDIARALDVLVHDRDCHLVNLSLGTVHRSEIVADALLDAVETGTLVICAAGNSAGPVEFPAALDEAVAVTALGRIDQAPAGTLSAHRVPDDARLRADPVFIANFSCRGESVDVAGPGVGIISTVPGGGWAAYGGTSMAAPQVTGALAVLLAEDPDYLALPAGPDRSARARAMLRAHSQDLGLDRRYQGHGRIRKG; encoded by the coding sequence ATGCCGCATTTCATCCTGACCCACCGCCGCGCTGGCAAGCGCGCGGATCATCAGCATCACGCCGGGCGGGCCGCGATGGCCGATGCGATGGACAAGCACGTGGACCGCCTGGCCTCGGACGTCCGTACGCACGAGCCGCACCACGATACCGCTCGCCACGTCGCCCGCTTCGAGGCCGACCATGACGATGTCCGGGCGATCGACTGGCATCCGGCATTGATCTGCGAACCCCTGGTCCCGCACTTCATCCGCTCCCGGCACGCCAGCGACACGGGCCGGGCCTTGCCGCACGAGCTGTCGATTCCGCTTCGACGGGAAGGGGACGATCGACTGCTGGTGCGAGTCGTCGACGAAGCGGGCGTGCCGGTGGCCGACGTGGATGTCTTCGCCTACTTCGGCTCTGCGTCGAACCGTGTCCAGGCCGCGACCCGGACCGACGCGGACGGCGTCGCGACGCTCGACCACGATCCCGAACGCCCGCTGCTGGAGCTCGCCGTTGCACCCGCATCGCACTGGTGGCCGCAGGTCATCGAGCACCGGAGTGGCGCAGAACCGGAGATCCGAGTCGATGTCCGGCTCCAGCCCCTGCCCCCTTCGGAACGGGGCCTCGGTTGGTGGCACCGGGAAGCCGGCCTGGACGCCGTCGACCTGCAGCGCGGAACGGGGATCGCGGTCGGCGTGGTCGACTCGGGGCTGGGCCACCACCCCGCTCTCGCCCACGTCCACAATCTCGGCGCCTTTCTCGACGGCGCCCATCTCGCCGACGGCGGCGACGACCGCGGCCACGGCACGCACGTGGCCGGTGCGATCGGTGCCCGACCGACGGCGAGCAGCGACTACGCGGGGCTGGCACCGGGCGCCCGGCTCGATGCGTTCCGGGTCTTCGGCCCCGATGGCAGCGCCCACCAGGGCGATATCGCGCGGGCGCTGGACGTGCTGGTCCACGACCGGGACTGCCACCTGGTCAACCTGAGTCTGGGAACGGTCCACCGCTCGGAGATCGTCGCCGACGCGCTGCTCGACGCCGTGGAAACGGGAACCCTGGTGATCTGCGCGGCCGGCAACAGCGCGGGCCCGGTGGAATTTCCCGCCGCGCTCGACGAGGCGGTCGCCGTCACGGCGTTGGGCCGGATCGACCAGGCACCGGCCGGAACCCTGTCGGCGCACCGGGTTCCGGACGATGCCCGGCTTCGCGCCGATCCGGTGTTCATTGCCAATTTCAGCTGCAGAGGCGAATCCGTCGACGTCGCCGGACCCGGCGTCGGAATCATCTCGACGGTACCCGGCGGCGGCTGGGCGGCCTACGGCGGGACGTCGATGGCCGCGCCCCAGGTCACGGGCGCTCTGGCCGTCCTGCTGGCGGAAGACCCCGACTACCTCGCCCTCCCCGCCGGCCCCGACCGCAGCGCCCGCGCCCGCGCCATGCTTCGCGCGCACAGCCAGGACCTCGGCCTCGACCGTCGCTACCAGGGCCACGGCCGGATACGGAAAGGCTAG
- a CDS encoding Nif11 family protein: protein MSKENLSKFIRTMAEDPETRKQFQDDPEAVMEKHDLAEEHRKMVRDGDKDALQKEAGAEDAHMNFIVL, encoded by the coding sequence ATGTCGAAGGAAAACCTGAGCAAGTTCATCCGCACGATGGCCGAAGACCCGGAAACGCGCAAGCAGTTCCAGGACGACCCCGAGGCGGTCATGGAGAAGCACGACCTGGCCGAAGAACACCGCAAGATGGTGCGCGACGGTGACAAGGATGCCTTGCAGAAGGAAGCCGGCGCCGAAGACGCGCACATGAACTTCATCGTTCTTTAG
- a CDS encoding FAD-dependent oxidoreductase: MSGQQHAVLDTAIIGGGVSGLYSAWRLAASGVDGAAISVFEGSERTGGRLYSVCLKDEHSIPAELGGMFFSDAQDLVYRLCKDELGFEVQAVTPEADFAWLRATRFRMADFAEPGELPYRLADDEKGLQPHELLLLIVRRIAPEIDRVWPFDKKATMADTVAYLRTVEFDGRPLHAWGFWNLVSRVVSNEARLALADVEGTYALFSNWNALDAVFSTLADLVGNWYRLAEGYERLPERLRARAEDAGVRVETGAFATRVRDQGDGSKRIEFADGRPPVLARRVILALPTGALERLEFDAEPAMHEALASSFGTSACKIFMVFDEPWWERVPDGPGHIELGHFSASHTDLPLRQCFYLGQDPATGDGLLLGAFGDERAVSFWPPLMREDGRGVELTTPLPERAATELCRQLSEMHGVDVPKPVDGIFVDWAAPPYYAGWHAWSPGWKSWEAAATLRGHAGIHVCGEAYSAYQGWVQGALTSAEVMLQQAFGLDAPDWLGNTDCLAPYSA; the protein is encoded by the coding sequence ATGAGCGGACAGCAGCACGCCGTGCTCGACACGGCCATCATCGGGGGCGGCGTCAGCGGCCTCTACAGCGCCTGGCGACTGGCTGCCAGCGGCGTCGACGGCGCGGCCATTTCGGTGTTCGAAGGCAGCGAGCGCACCGGCGGACGGCTGTACTCGGTCTGCCTCAAGGACGAACACTCGATTCCGGCGGAGCTCGGCGGCATGTTCTTCAGCGATGCCCAGGACCTGGTCTATCGTCTCTGCAAGGACGAGCTCGGCTTCGAGGTCCAGGCCGTGACGCCCGAGGCCGACTTCGCCTGGCTGCGTGCGACGCGCTTCCGGATGGCGGACTTCGCCGAGCCGGGCGAGCTTCCCTATCGGCTGGCCGACGACGAGAAGGGCCTTCAGCCGCATGAACTCCTGCTCCTGATCGTCCGCCGCATCGCGCCGGAGATCGACCGCGTCTGGCCCTTCGACAAGAAGGCAACGATGGCCGATACGGTGGCCTACCTGCGGACCGTGGAGTTCGACGGCCGGCCGCTTCACGCCTGGGGGTTCTGGAACCTGGTCTCCCGCGTGGTCAGCAACGAGGCGCGCCTCGCCCTGGCCGACGTCGAGGGCACCTATGCCCTGTTCTCGAACTGGAACGCCCTGGACGCGGTGTTCTCGACCCTGGCCGACCTCGTCGGCAACTGGTACCGGCTGGCCGAGGGATACGAGCGGCTGCCCGAGCGCCTGCGGGCCCGCGCCGAGGACGCGGGAGTCCGGGTCGAGACCGGTGCGTTCGCCACGCGGGTCCGCGACCAGGGGGACGGCTCGAAGCGCATCGAGTTCGCCGACGGTCGCCCTCCGGTCCTGGCCCGGCGTGTGATCCTGGCGCTGCCGACCGGTGCCCTCGAGCGCCTGGAGTTCGACGCCGAACCCGCCATGCACGAGGCCCTCGCCTCGTCCTTCGGAACGTCGGCGTGCAAGATCTTCATGGTGTTCGACGAGCCGTGGTGGGAGCGGGTGCCGGACGGGCCGGGTCACATCGAGCTGGGCCATTTCTCGGCCTCGCACACGGATCTGCCGCTGCGCCAGTGTTTCTATCTGGGCCAGGACCCTGCGACGGGCGACGGCCTTCTGCTCGGCGCCTTCGGCGACGAGCGCGCCGTGTCGTTCTGGCCCCCGCTGATGCGCGAGGACGGCCGCGGCGTCGAACTGACGACTCCGCTTCCCGAGCGCGCTGCCACGGAGTTGTGCCGGCAGCTTTCCGAGATGCACGGCGTCGATGTGCCGAAGCCCGTCGACGGGATCTTCGTCGACTGGGCCGCCCCGCCGTACTACGCCGGGTGGCATGCCTGGTCTCCGGGCTGGAAGAGCTGGGAGGCGGCCGCCACGCTGCGCGGGCATGCCGGCATCCACGTCTGCGGCGAGGCCTACAGCGCTTACCAGGGCTGGGTCCAGGGTGCGTTGACCTCGGCCGAGGTGATGCTGCAGCAGGCCTTCGGGCTCGATGCGCCGGACTGGCTCGGCAACACCGACTGCCTGGCCCCGTATTCCGCTTGA
- a CDS encoding sensor domain-containing diguanylate cyclase, which produces MRHAAFNCRMVLLAVLLVAAGNAFAQTVVTLPMDGKTLRLQDEALVRVDDGTLRSAADVLAADGFRPLGEFETPPEGRVWLRIPLQANASASGSWVLEVKRRYFRVLELYVPTADGGHATYSNGLADYRPTEILAWHLVYPLELAPGQRAELLIRAETLQGSLGPLDVSVQPVTGYLADRSTAMWAFGLYFGAMFALVFYNLVLYLNLRTPGHRMYVLAMTAVLLFMGMDAGLLQPLLPDGLRERELLVIVVLSCLMMAATIRFFQVFAGAEDRIPKYSRALSAIALVFLALAVVSAFVPLKAAAVFGPASQLLSSVTVFALIGAALLAGRRGSSAAWIFLAAWGAFLGGGFIRSLIGVEAIPRTPIAEYALYVGSVLEAMILALGLSYRVGQLREQRIRAEHEQHRAMTLANQDSLTGAYNRRFFESYLGAMMDDARHSGIEGALLLLDMDHFKQINDTHGHEAGDMMLRSLTRRCLRELRDGDVLCRLGGDEFAIVLRSLSGSAAVEVARRIHRAATERPVDYDGVRIEMAVSIGVLAELEQGLDRSEALRRADRALYRAKDEGRNRVVRHEDE; this is translated from the coding sequence TTGAGGCACGCAGCGTTCAACTGCAGGATGGTGCTGCTCGCCGTCCTGCTGGTGGCGGCCGGGAACGCGTTCGCGCAGACCGTCGTCACTCTGCCCATGGACGGGAAGACGCTTCGGCTCCAGGACGAGGCGCTGGTCCGCGTCGACGACGGAACGCTGCGTTCCGCCGCCGATGTGCTGGCCGCCGACGGGTTCCGCCCGCTCGGCGAGTTCGAGACGCCGCCCGAGGGGCGGGTCTGGCTGCGGATTCCGCTGCAGGCCAATGCATCCGCGAGCGGCTCCTGGGTTCTCGAGGTCAAGCGACGGTACTTCCGCGTCCTCGAGCTGTACGTGCCGACGGCCGACGGCGGTCATGCCACCTACAGCAACGGCCTTGCGGACTACCGCCCGACGGAGATTCTCGCCTGGCATCTCGTCTACCCGCTGGAACTTGCGCCGGGGCAGCGGGCCGAACTCCTGATTCGTGCCGAGACGCTGCAGGGCTCGCTGGGGCCGCTCGACGTATCGGTGCAGCCCGTGACCGGATACCTGGCCGATCGTTCGACCGCGATGTGGGCCTTCGGTCTGTACTTCGGCGCGATGTTCGCGCTGGTCTTCTACAACCTCGTGCTCTACCTGAACCTGCGCACGCCCGGGCACCGGATGTACGTCCTGGCCATGACTGCAGTGCTGCTGTTCATGGGCATGGACGCCGGGCTGCTCCAGCCGCTCCTGCCCGATGGGCTTCGCGAGCGCGAGCTGCTGGTCATCGTCGTCCTGAGCTGCCTGATGATGGCGGCGACCATCCGGTTCTTCCAGGTCTTCGCCGGTGCCGAGGATCGGATTCCGAAGTACAGCAGGGCCCTGTCCGCGATCGCCCTGGTCTTCCTCGCTCTTGCGGTGGTGTCCGCCTTCGTGCCGTTGAAGGCGGCCGCCGTGTTCGGTCCCGCCTCGCAGCTGCTGAGCTCGGTGACCGTGTTCGCGTTGATCGGCGCCGCCCTGCTGGCCGGACGACGAGGTTCCAGTGCCGCGTGGATCTTTCTCGCCGCCTGGGGAGCGTTCCTGGGCGGAGGCTTCATCCGTTCGTTGATCGGCGTCGAGGCGATCCCTCGTACACCGATCGCCGAGTACGCGCTCTACGTCGGCAGTGTGCTCGAGGCGATGATTCTCGCGCTCGGGCTTTCCTACCGGGTCGGCCAGTTGCGTGAGCAGCGCATCCGCGCCGAGCACGAGCAGCACCGGGCGATGACGCTGGCCAACCAGGACTCCCTGACCGGCGCCTACAACCGACGCTTCTTCGAGAGCTATCTCGGCGCGATGATGGACGACGCCCGGCACTCCGGTATCGAGGGCGCGTTGCTGTTGCTGGACATGGATCATTTCAAGCAGATCAACGACACGCACGGACACGAAGCCGGCGACATGATGCTGCGTTCGCTGACCCGCCGATGCCTGCGCGAATTGCGCGACGGTGACGTGCTGTGCCGGCTCGGTGGCGACGAGTTCGCGATCGTGCTGCGCTCGCTCAGCGGCTCTGCCGCCGTCGAGGTCGCGCGGCGGATCCATCGTGCGGCGACGGAGCGGCCCGTCGATTACGATGGAGTCCGGATCGAGATGGCGGTCTCGATCGGCGTGCTGGCCGAGCTGGAGCAAGGACTGGACCGGTCCGAGGCGCTACGGCGCGCGGACCGCGCGCTGTATCGTGCCAAGGACGAGGGCCGCAACCGGGTCGTGCGACACGAAGACGAGTAG
- the lpdA gene encoding dihydrolipoyl dehydrogenase: MVVLGAGPGGYTAAFRAADLGLKVALIERYESLGGVCLNVGCIPSKALLHVGQVIDSAAHLAEHGVSFGEPEIELDKLRNFKQATVDKLTGGLAGMAKKRKVEVITGRGAFTSSHEIAVEHDGESRTVSFAQCIIAAGSRVMQIPGIPWDDERVMDSTGALELTDVPERLLIIGGGIIGLEMACVYRALGSTITVVEMMDQLMPGADPDLVKPLKQHLEKQGVQFHLETKVEGVDAGDSALTATFDGEDAPSTADFDRVLVCVGRRPNGDSIGADEAGVTVTDRGFIEVDGQMRTNQRHIFAIGDLVGQPMLAHKASYEGKVAAEVAAGHKRAADARTIPSVAYTDPEVAWVGVTENQAKEQGLDFGVGKFPWAASGRALGMDRSEGFTKLLFDEKSGRVIGGGVVGLHAGDLIAEIGLAIEMGATAEDIGLTIHPHPTLSESVMMAAEMFEGTITDLYAPKKK; the protein is encoded by the coding sequence CTGGTGGTGCTCGGCGCCGGCCCCGGGGGTTACACGGCCGCGTTCCGCGCCGCCGACCTTGGCCTCAAGGTTGCGCTGATCGAGCGCTACGAGTCCCTGGGCGGGGTCTGCCTGAACGTGGGCTGCATTCCGTCGAAGGCGCTGCTGCACGTCGGCCAGGTCATCGACTCGGCGGCGCACCTGGCCGAGCACGGCGTGTCCTTCGGCGAGCCGGAGATCGAACTCGACAAGCTGCGGAATTTCAAGCAGGCCACCGTCGACAAGCTGACCGGCGGCCTGGCCGGCATGGCGAAGAAGCGCAAGGTCGAGGTGATCACGGGCAGAGGCGCGTTCACCTCGTCGCACGAGATCGCCGTCGAGCACGACGGTGAATCGAGGACGGTGTCCTTCGCGCAATGCATCATCGCGGCCGGGTCGCGCGTGATGCAGATTCCCGGCATTCCCTGGGACGACGAGCGGGTGATGGACTCCACCGGTGCGCTCGAGCTGACCGATGTGCCGGAGCGCCTGCTGATCATCGGCGGCGGCATCATCGGGCTTGAAATGGCCTGCGTCTACCGCGCGCTGGGGTCGACGATCACGGTGGTCGAGATGATGGACCAGCTGATGCCGGGTGCCGACCCGGACCTGGTCAAGCCCCTGAAGCAGCATCTCGAGAAGCAGGGCGTGCAGTTCCACCTCGAGACCAAGGTCGAGGGGGTCGATGCCGGCGATTCGGCGCTGACCGCGACCTTCGATGGCGAGGACGCGCCATCGACCGCCGACTTCGACCGCGTGCTGGTCTGCGTCGGCCGCCGCCCGAACGGCGATTCGATCGGCGCCGACGAGGCCGGTGTGACCGTCACCGATCGCGGCTTCATCGAGGTCGACGGCCAGATGCGCACGAACCAGCGGCACATCTTCGCCATCGGCGACCTGGTCGGCCAGCCGATGCTGGCCCACAAGGCCAGCTACGAGGGCAAGGTCGCGGCCGAAGTCGCCGCCGGCCACAAGCGCGCCGCCGACGCCCGGACCATCCCATCGGTGGCCTACACCGATCCGGAAGTCGCCTGGGTCGGCGTGACCGAAAACCAGGCGAAGGAGCAGGGCCTGGACTTCGGCGTCGGCAAGTTCCCGTGGGCGGCCAGCGGCCGCGCGCTGGGCATGGACCGGTCCGAGGGCTTCACCAAGCTGTTGTTCGACGAGAAGAGCGGCCGGGTGATCGGCGGCGGCGTGGTCGGTTTGCACGCCGGCGACCTGATCGCCGAAATCGGATTGGCGATCGAGATGGGCGCCACGGCCGAAGACATCGGATTGACGATCCATCCGCACCCGACCCTGAGCGAATCGGTGATGATGGCCGCGGAGATGTTCGAAGGCACGATCACGGACCTGTACGCGCCGAAGAAGAAGTAG
- the aceF gene encoding dihydrolipoyllysine-residue acetyltransferase translates to MSKRTEIRVPDIGDFDKVPVIEVLVAEGDAIEAEQSLVTLESDKATMEVPSPAAGKLVKLSVKEGDEVSEGDVIGEMELDDDAADEGAGSNDGGNDERSGSTSEEREADDSGSAPAAGPDGGSDDGSTGGDDGAGDGGSETIEIRVPDIGDFDKVPVIEVLVEKGETVEAEQSLLTLESDKATMDIPAPESGTILELEVGVGDEVSEGDVIGRMKVSKSSGAGEDTGSERDEASDGSSRSEGSRSDESAPKESHAPKSSGSDASSEGSAAGSSGDGELKPPPVPFAEMGRDPSSIPHASPAVRKLARELGVDLAGVKGSGAHGRITESDLKQHVKATMQGDGGRGTASSGSGLAVADAPKVDFAKFGEIEEKPLSRIQKISGPNLHRNWVSIPHVTQFDEADITEMDAFRKASKADAEAAGTKMTPLVFLIKAVVAGLKKYPKFNTSLSADGQSLVWKKYFHVGVAVDTPNGLMVPVIRDADSKSLLDLAHDLTELSGKARDGKLSRDEMTGGCFSISSLGGIGGTAFTPIINAPEVAILGVSKAETKPVWNGETFEPRLMLPLSLSYDHRVIDGADAARFTQYLAHVLGDIRRLIL, encoded by the coding sequence ATGAGCAAACGAACCGAAATTCGCGTCCCCGACATCGGCGACTTCGACAAGGTGCCGGTGATCGAAGTGCTGGTCGCCGAGGGCGACGCCATCGAGGCCGAGCAGTCGCTGGTCACGCTGGAATCGGACAAGGCGACGATGGAAGTGCCGTCGCCGGCGGCGGGCAAGCTGGTCAAGCTGTCGGTCAAGGAAGGCGACGAGGTGTCCGAAGGCGACGTGATCGGCGAAATGGAGCTCGATGACGATGCCGCGGACGAAGGCGCGGGATCGAACGACGGCGGCAACGACGAGCGCTCCGGATCGACCTCCGAGGAGCGCGAGGCCGACGATTCGGGCAGCGCGCCGGCGGCGGGCCCCGACGGCGGATCGGACGACGGATCGACCGGCGGCGACGATGGCGCCGGCGACGGCGGGTCGGAAACGATCGAGATCCGCGTACCCGATATCGGCGACTTCGACAAGGTGCCGGTGATCGAGGTGCTGGTCGAGAAGGGCGAGACGGTCGAGGCCGAGCAGTCGCTGCTGACGCTGGAATCCGACAAGGCGACCATGGACATCCCGGCGCCCGAGTCGGGCACGATCCTGGAGCTGGAGGTCGGGGTCGGCGACGAGGTGTCCGAGGGCGATGTGATCGGCCGGATGAAGGTTTCGAAGTCGAGCGGCGCCGGGGAGGACACCGGGTCCGAACGCGACGAAGCATCGGACGGTTCTTCCAGGTCGGAAGGGTCGCGTTCGGACGAATCGGCGCCGAAGGAATCGCACGCACCGAAGTCGTCCGGATCCGACGCCTCGAGCGAAGGCTCGGCGGCCGGATCGTCCGGCGACGGCGAGCTCAAGCCGCCGCCGGTGCCCTTCGCGGAGATGGGTCGCGACCCGTCGTCGATCCCGCACGCCTCGCCGGCGGTCCGCAAGCTGGCGCGCGAACTGGGGGTCGACCTCGCCGGCGTGAAGGGCAGCGGCGCCCACGGCCGGATCACCGAGTCGGACCTGAAGCAACACGTCAAGGCCACGATGCAGGGAGACGGCGGCCGCGGCACGGCGTCGTCGGGCAGCGGCCTGGCGGTCGCGGACGCGCCAAAGGTCGACTTCGCGAAGTTCGGCGAGATCGAGGAAAAGCCGCTGTCGCGGATCCAGAAGATTTCCGGCCCCAATCTCCATCGCAACTGGGTGTCGATTCCGCACGTGACCCAGTTCGACGAGGCGGACATCACCGAGATGGACGCGTTCCGCAAGGCCAGCAAGGCCGACGCGGAAGCGGCGGGCACGAAGATGACCCCGCTGGTGTTCCTGATCAAGGCCGTGGTGGCCGGCCTGAAGAAGTATCCGAAATTCAACACCTCGCTGTCGGCCGACGGCCAGTCGCTGGTCTGGAAGAAGTACTTCCATGTCGGCGTCGCCGTCGATACGCCGAACGGCCTGATGGTTCCGGTGATCCGCGACGCGGACTCTAAATCCCTGCTGGACCTGGCGCACGACCTGACCGAGCTGTCGGGCAAGGCGCGCGACGGCAAGCTGTCTCGAGACGAAATGACCGGCGGTTGCTTCTCGATCTCCAGCCTCGGCGGCATCGGTGGGACGGCATTCACGCCGATCATCAACGCGCCGGAAGTCGCGATCCTCGGGGTTTCGAAGGCCGAGACGAAGCCGGTCTGGAACGGCGAGACCTTCGAGCCGCGCCTGATGCTGCCGCTGTCCCTGTCCTACGACCACCGGGTCATCGACGGCGCCGACGCGGCCCGCTTCACCCAGTACCTGGCCCACGTCCTCGGCGATATCCGTCGTTTGATTCTTTAG